The genomic DNA GAAGTGCCGGACGAACTCCTCGCGGGTGGTGACGGGTTGGTCGCCGTTCTCCAGGATCCACCGCCAGCGCAGTCCGGCGACGACGCCCAGCTCGGCGGGTTCCGCAGGGCGGATCGTGATGTTGTCCACCCGTGCATTGTGCGGCAGTTCAGCGGCCGTCGGCAGGGGGCGCCAGCAGCGCGTCGACGATCTCCCGCAGAGGCGCGGCCAGTTGGGCGGCGGTCGCGTCGCGCAGGGGACGCAGACCTACGGCGGACCGTACGACGGCGACGCCGACGCCGAGCGCGACGAGCAGTTCCGCCCGCAGCAGCCGTTCGTCGTCCTCCCCCGCCGGGCCCTCGCCGGACGCCTCGAGGATCTGGCGGCTGTACTCGTCCAACGCCTTGCGGCGCAGGGCGTCCACGCGCTCGTCGCCGGAGCCGCGCAGCAGCATCAGTACGGGGTGTTCGCCGAACTCCGGCCAGGCACCGGCGGACAGTTGGTGGCTGAGCGCCTCGGCGAGGCCGGCCCGGTCCGAGGGGAATTCCTCATCCCGGCCCAGGAAGCGGGGAGTCGAGGCCAGGGCCGCCTTGAACAGCCCCTCCTTCGAGTCGAAGTACCGCTTGATGAGAGCCAGGTTGACCCCGACGTCGGCGGCGACGTCCCGCAAGGTCGTGCGGTCGTACCCGAGTCGGGTGAACCGGCTGCTGGCGGCCTCGAGCAGCGCCTGCCGGGTCGCCGCCGCGTCCCGCCGACGGGGCCCGTCGGCCTCACCCGTCTCACTGCCCTCACCCGTCACCACCGGCGACCTCCTGCCCAAGCCCAAGTAATCACTCGTTGACATGCCTACAGGGCATGGTTACGTTAAGCAAGTAATCACCTGATGACTTAGCCCCTATGAAGGGACAGCGGTGTCCAACCAGGCCCTCCTCGTCATGGACGTCCAGCGCGTGATCGTGGACCGTTACCCCGACCCGGCCTATCTGCCGCGCCTGCGCGAGGCGATCGACACGGCGCGCGCGAACGGCGTCCACGTGATCTACGTGGCCGTCGGATTCCGCCCCGGCGCCCCCGAGATCAGCCCCCGCAACAAGCTGTTCGGGAGGCTCGCGGGTGTCACCCTGCCGGCCGCCGCCGCCCAGGCCAACGAGATCCACCCGGACGTGGCCCCCGCCCCCGGCGACATCCAGGTCACCAAGCGCCGCGTCAGCGCGTTCGCCGGCAGCGACCTCGACATGGTCCTGCGGGCGAACGACATCGACCACCTGGTCCTGACGGGCATCGCCACCAGCGGAGTCGTCCTGTCCACCCTCCGGCAGGCCGCCGACCTGGACTTCACCCTCACCGTCCTGTCCGACGGCTGCGTCGACAACGACCCGGAGGTCCACCGCGTCCTCACCGAGAAGGTGTTCCCGATGCAGGCCGAGGTGACGACGGTCGCGGACTGGACGCCCTGAGCCGGGACTTCAGCCCTGCGCGGTGGGCCTGATGACGATCTCGTTGACGTCGACGTCCGCGGGCTGGTTGACGGCGTAGACGATCGCCTCGCCGATCGCCGTCGCGGGGATCGCGATGCCCATCATGTCCTCGGCGACCGCGCGCATGCCCAAGTCGCTGATGCCGTCGGTCAGTTCACTACGGGTGAGGCCGGGGCTGACCACGGTGACGCGCAGGTCTCGGCTCTCCTGCCGCAGTCCTTCGGAGATGGCGCGGACAGCGAACTTGGTGGCGCAGTAGACGGCCGCGGTGGGATCGACGCGGTGCCCGGCGACGGAGGCGACGTTCACGATGTGGCCCGCGCCCTGCTCGCGCATGACGGGCAGCACCGCGGCGATGCCGTGCAGCACGCCCCGGATGTTCACGTCGATCATGCGGTTCCACTCGTCGACCTTCAGCGCCTCCAGCATCGAGAGGGGCATCACGCCCGCGTTGTTGACGAGCACGTCGACCCGTCCGTACGACTCCTGCGCGGCCCGGACGAAGGCCCGCACGCTCTCCAGGCTGGTCACGTCCAGCTCGCGGTGGCCGGCCGTGCCCCCGGCCGCCTGGATGTCCTTCGCCACGGCGGCGACGCGGTCGGTGCGCCGGGCGCCGAGAAACACCTGGTGACCCGCCGCGGCGAGCAGCCGGGCGGTGGCCTCGCCGATGCCGCTGCCGGCACCGGTGACCAGGACGACCTTGGCGGCACGGGAGGTGGAGTGGACGGTGGTGGCGGTCATGGGGAGCCCTTCGGTGAAACCTGGTCCGCGCGGCGGTGCTCCACCGCGCCTTCCGAGCATCGGCGGAACCGGCCCGATGAGGCAGGACGAGGCTTCCTGGGTGCGCCACACCTAGGAAGCGAGGAGGTGGGCAGCGAGGGCGCCGTAGGCTTTTGGAATGGACGGCATGCGCGGCACGGACGGCACGAACGGCTACCCGCTCGGCGATTTCCTTCGTGCGCGGCGTTCCCGGCTGACGCCCGCCGAGGTGGGTTTTCCCCGTTCCGGGGCGCGCCGGGTGACCGGGCTGCGGCGGGAGGAGGTCGCCGTGCTGGCCGGGGTCAGCGCCGACTACTACGCCCGGCTGGAACAGGGCCGCGAACGCAGCCCCTCCGGCCAGGTGGTCGACGCCATCGCCCGCGCCCTGCGCCTCGACACGGACGCCCGCTGGCACGCGTACCGGCTGGCCGGCCTGGTCCCGAGGCCCGTCCCCGCCGAGCCGTCCGACGAAGTCGACCCGGCGCTGCTCCAGTTGATGCACGCGTTCCCGACGGCGGCGGCGTACGTCATCAACCGGCGCCTGGAGGTCCTGGCGTCGAACGCGCTGGCCGACGCACTCCTCGCTCCCCTCGGCGACCGTAGGCGCATGGTCCGCTCGCTCTTCCTGGACCCGGCCGCCAAGGACCTCTTCGCCGACTGGCACCACGTCGCCCGCTGCTCGGCCGAGGCATTGCGGCTCGCGACGGGGCACGACCGGGACGACCGCGAGCTGGGCTCCCTGATCGCCGAACTCCTCGGCGGCAGCGAGGAGTTCGCCACGCTGTGGCAGGACCACAGCGTCAGCCGCCCCGGCCGCCGGTCCAAGACCTTCAACCACCCGGACGCGGGCCGGATCACGCTCACGTACCAGACCTTCGACGTGCAGAGCGCCCCCGGCCAGCAGCTCCTGGTCGGCACGGCCGAGCCGGACACGGAGGACGCGGAGGCCTTGGCACAACTGGGCTCCCTGCACGCGACGAAGCGCTGAACGGGCGGACCGAGGACGCCTACTTCTTCCTCCCCCTGGCCGCCTTCCCCGCCCGGGAGGCCTTCGGCCTGCGCCCGCCGGACGGTCCGGGGACCGTGGCGAGGTGCGGAGCGCAGAACTCCCGGTTGGCCAGCGTCTGGCGGCGGACGGAGGCGGGCAGGTCCGGCAGGGCCAGCAACCTGTCGCACGCCTCGACGGAGGCCGCGAGCTCACCCACCCAGTAGGAGGTGATCGAGAACTCGAAGAGGAGCCCCCATCGGTACACCCAGGGCTGGGTGAAGAGCAGATCGTCCGGTTCCGGCCTTTCGACGACGTCACGGAGCAGGGCGTACGCGGTGCGGTAGCGGCCCGCGAGCCGCAGCCGGGACGCCAACTCGTAGCAGGCTTCCAGGCGTTGAGGGCGTCCGTCCCAGGCCCGGGAGAACGCGTCCATCGCCCCCGGCCAGTCGTCGGTCCGCTCCGCCCGCAGGACTCCGGCCTCCAGGAGCGAGCAGTAGACCTCCTCGCCCCAGCCGCCCATCCGGGCGCGACGCTCGTAGAGAGCGATCGCCTCCTCCGCGTGCCCCAGGTCGCGTTCGGTGTTGGCCAGATAGAAGACGGTGCGCGGATTGTCGGGGTCGCGGTCCAGCTCGCGCCGCAGCAGACGCGCGTCCCGCTCGAACTTGTCGCCGCGGCACCCGCCGTCGGCCCGGTCCTCGATGACGAGGGCACCCAGGTTCTCCTGGGCGTCGGGCTCGTCGGTGCACGGGTACTCGTGCGTGACACCCTCGTAGCGCCACAGCCAGTCGCCCCGCATCAGGTGCTTGAAGCGGTGCTGGGTGCCGGGGCCGTCGTAGCGCAGCATGTACGAGCCCGCTGTCAGCCGCGGCAGCGGGGCGTCCTGCCGCAGGACGTGGTCGGCGTCGAGGGTGAGCAGGTAGTCGGCCCTGCCGCGGGCGAGCCGGATGTTCCGGGTGCGGTTGTGCCCGAAGTCGACCCAGGGTTCCTCGTGGAGTTCGCCCGGAACACCGTCCAGCACCTTGCGGATCAGGTCCTGCGTACCGTCCGTGGAGCCGGTGTCGGAGATCACCCAGTAGTCGATGAGAGGGCGGACGGCCTCCAGACAGCGCTCGATCACGAGCGACTCGTTCTTGACGATCATGCACAGGCAGAGGGTCTGCTGCTTCACGGCCTCACCCGTCCCGGACTGCTGACGTCCCGTCGGAAACACGCGCGCCACAGTGGCACGCGCCCGCTCCACGACCGTCCATCCACGCGGAGGACCGTGCCCGAGAGCCCCCGAACAGCGGCGGCTGAGCCCGGACGGGTGACCACAGGCAAAAAATGCCCCATCAGAACGCGCGGATTGGTCCGATACGATGATAAATGGGCGCGTTCAGGCCGGTTAGGTCTCCCGCCCGAGCCACTCAGGTCAAGCTCGCACTCGGATTCGGGACATCACCCGAACCGGTCGAGCAAGGAGCATGTGGATGAGTCCTGAGTTCCGCACATCACCACTCGGACCGCTGGTCCGGAACAGGTTCAGGAAGGCGGGCATGGTGGCCTCGCTCGCGCTGGTCCTGGCGGCCGGGGCGACCAGTCCGGCCACCGCGGCGGCGCAGAGCATGACCGGACAGACCAAGGCGACAGCCGGCAACGGTGGCGGCGGCGACTGCAAGCCGCACCACCACAAGTCCGGGGCGACCGAGGCCGGCGGCAAGGGCCACTGCAAGGGACCGACCGGCCCCACCGGCCCCAAGGGCCCCGCCGGACCGAAGGGCGACCAAGGCCCCGCCGGACCGGCTGGACCCGCTGGCCCCGCCGGACCGGCTGGACCGGCTGGACCCGCTGGCCCGGCTGGACCGGCTGGACCCGCCGGGCCGAAGGGTGCCACCGGACCCTGCGCCGACATCGACGGGTTCCAGGACCAGCAGGAGTACGAGGTCCGTGGCGCGGTGAGCGGGACCATCACCTACGCGGGCATCCGTGACGTCCGCCCCAACAGGAACCACACCATGAGGTGGACCGACCTCAGCACCCTGACGGGCTATCCGAACGGCGGCACCAACGGCTTCGCCTGCGGTGTCTCCGTCAACGAGCACAGCCAGGGCAACCAGGATCTGGCAGGCATCAAGTACGACGTCATCACGACCACCGGTCTGGTCTTCGAGACGATCTGCACGGAGAGCCACTCCGCGAACACCCTGGCCAGCCTGAGCTGCCCCGGCCCGTGGAACCCGCTGAACTCACCCGAACCGGGAAACAGCAACAACTGACCGTTCAGCACGCGCTGGGCCCGGCCGCGTCGGAGGACGCGGCCGGGCCAGGCACGTAAACGAACGACTTCAGGGCCGACCGATGAGTTCCGAAGCCTGGCGAGGTCCACCTCCGGACAAGGGACAGCCACACACGAACTCTGTGAGGGACCGTGACCGCCGACGCCCTACCCCCCGTCGTAGACACCGCCACATGGGAGCACCGGCTCGAAGCCCTTCGCGCCCGCGAGAAAGCCGCGACCCGGGAGCTCGACGCCATCGCCGCCGAGCGTCGTCGCCTGCCGATGGTCGAGATGCCCGACTACACCCTCGATGGCGAGGAGGGCCCGGTCCGGCTGGCGGACGTCTTCGAAGGCAAGCGGCAACTGATCATCTACAACCACATGTGGTTCGCGGGCAAGGAATGGCAGTGCCCGGGCTGCACCGGCTTCACCTCGCAGTACACCCGCCTGGAGTTCCTGGACAACTACGACGCCCGGTTCGTCATCGTCACCCAGGGCCCCATCGCGGAGGCGCTCGCCTACAAGCAGCGGGTCGGCAACCGCATGCCGTGGTACTCGACCGCGAGCAGCTCCTTCGGCGCCGATGTCGGCGCACCCCCCGACGGAGGATTCGCGGTCAACGTGTTCCTGCGCGACGGCGACACCGTCTACCGCACCTGGCACACCACCGGCCGAGGCACCGAGCAGCTCAGCCACACCTTCGCCCTGATCGACCTCCTGCCGTACGGCCGCCAGGAGGAATGGCAGGACTCCCCCGAGACCTGGCCCCAATCGCCCACCTACAGCCGGTGGTCAGGATCCAAGGACATCGCCGCGCTCTACGGCCCGGATTCCATCAGCTGAGCAGCACTCCCTCAGTGCGCGTGCCCATTCCCCGCAGGCTGCTTCACCGTCAGCGGCAGCAGTTTCTTCCCAGTCGGGCCGATCTGGATGGACGTGTCCATCTGCGGGCACACCCCGCAGTCGAAGCACGGCGTCCACCGGCAGTCCTCGACCTCCGTCTCGTCGAGGGCGTCCTGCCAGTCCTCCCAGAGCCAGTCCTTGTCGAGGCCCGAGTCCAGGTGGTCCCAGGGCAGGACCTCCTCGTACGTCTTCTCGCGGGTCGTGTACCAGTCGACGTCGACGCCGAACGCGGGCAGCGTCTTCTCCGCGCAGCGCATCCAGCGGTCGTAGGAGAAGTGCTCGCGCCAGCCGTCGAAGCGGCCGCCGTCCTCGTAGACCGCGCGGATGACCGCGCCGATCCGGCGGTCGCCCCGGGACAGCAGGCCCTCGACGATGCCCGGCTTGCCGTCGTGGTAGCGGAAGCCGATCGAGCGGCCGTACTTCTTGTCGCCGCGGATCTTGTCGCGGAGTTTGGTGAGGCGGGCGTCCGTCTCCGTCGCCGAGAGCTGCGGGGCCCACTGGAAGGGGGTGTGGGGCTTGGGGACGAAGCCGCCGATCGAGACCGTGCAGCGGATGTCGTTCTGGCCGGAGACCTTGCGGCCCTCGGCGATCACCTTCATCGCCATGTCGGCGATCTGGAGGACGTCCTCGTCGGTCTCCGTCGGCAGGCCGCACATGAAGTACAGCTTCACCTGGCGCCAGCCGTTGCCGTACGCCGTCGAGACCGTCCGGATGAGGTCTTCCTCCGACACCATCTTGTTGATGACCTTGCGCAGGCGCTCCGAGCCGCCCTCCGGCGCGAAGGTGAGGCCGGAGCGGCGGCCGTTGCGGGTCAGTTCGTTCGCCAGGTCGACGTTGAACGCGTCGACGCGGGTCGACGGGAGGGACAGGCCGACCTTGTCCTCCGTGTACCGGTCCGCCAGGCCCTTCGCGATCTCGCCGATCTCCGAGTGGTCCGCCGAGGAGAGCGAGAGCAGGCCGACCTCCTCGAAGCCCGTCGCCTTCAGGCCCTTCTCGACCATCTCGCCGATGCCCGTGATCGACCGCTCCCGCACCGGGCGCGTGATCATGCCCGCCTGGCAGAAACGGCAGCCGCGCGTGCAGCCGCGGAAGATCTCCACCGACATGCGCTCATGGACCGTCTCGGCGAGCGGGACCAGCGGCTGCTTCGGGTACGGCCACTCGTCGAGGTCCATGACGGTGTGCTTGCTCACCCGCCACGGGACACCCGACTTGTTGGGGACCACCCGCGCGATCCGGGCGTCCGGCAGGTACTCGACGTCGTAGAAGGCCGGGACGTAGACCGAACCCGTCTTCGCCAGGCGGAAGAGGACCTCCTCGCGGCCGCCGGGGCGGCCCTCCGCCTTCCAGTTGCGGACGATCTTCGTCATGTCGAGGACGGCCTGCTCACCGTCGCCGATGATCGCCGCGTCGATGAAGTCGGCGATCGGCTCGGGGTTGAAGGCCGCGTGGCCGCCCGCCAGCACGATCGGGTCGTCGAGCGTCCGGTCCTTCGACTCCAGCGGGATGCCCGCCAGGTCCAGGGCCGTGAGCATGTTCGTGTAGCCGAGTTCGGTGGAGAAGGACAGGCCGAACACGTCGAAGGCGCCCACCGGGCGGTGGCTGTCGACCGTGAACTGCGGGACGCGGTGCTCGCGCATCAGCGCCTCAAGGTCCGGCCACACGCTGTACGTGCGCTCGGCGAGGACGCCCTCCTGCTCGTTCAGCACCTCGTAGAGGATCATGACGCCCTGGTTGGGCAGACCGACCTCGTACGCGTCCGGGTACATCAGCGCCCAGCGGACATCGCAGGACTCCCACGGCTTGACCGTGGAGTTGAGCTCTCCACCGACGTACTGGATCGGCTTCTGCACCTGCGGGAGCAGGGCTTCGAGCTGCGGAAACACGGACTCTGCGGCCGCAGCGACTTCGGCAGGCATCTCGCGAACCTTCGTGAGCGGTACTGAACGGACGGGTGACCATCCAGACTAACGCGATCCCGGACGTCCCCCGTACGGCTCAGACCGGCTCCCCGGACCCGATCTCCTCCCACGCCCCCGGCAACGCCGCCTCCACCCCGGCCGCCCGCTGCTCCTCCCGGCCGTACAGCACCCCGTACGTGAACGAGCTCTCCCCCGCCGCGTGCGCCACCGCGGACAGCTCCCGCAGGGTCAGCCGGACCATCACGCTGTCCTGGTGCTCGCCGAGCAGGCTGGTCAGCGACTTCATGGACTTGGCCAGCGCGCGGGCCGGGGCACCGAGGGACGGAGTCGCCGCCTCCGCCGCGTACCGGGTGCGCTTGGCCTTCTTGCGGGCCTCGTGCAGCGCGAGATCACGGTCCGCGCCGGGCGGCGCCCCGATCGCCTCCGCCACGAGCGCGGAAACCTTCCCGAAGTCCTTGCGTACGGCCTTGGCGATCACCTTCTCCGGTGTGCCGGCCGCGTCCTTCAGGAGAGGCGGCTCGGCGACCAGCGCGTCGAGGGTGTCGAGGAGCGCGAGGTAGCGCTTGGAGTCCAGGACGCCGATCAGCCGACGGCGCGAGCCGCCCCGGCGGGCGTTGGCCCAGGTGCGCATACGCGTGCGGATCGGGCCGGAGACGAGCGTGCGGGGCAGTTCGGCGAGGACCGTCGTCAGGCGTTCGGTCAGCACCTCGCGGTCGCGGTCCACGCCCAACTCGCCTGCCAGCCACTTCAGTTCCTCGCCGATCGGGTCGGTGACCGTACGGTCGAGCACCTTGCCGTACGAGCGGAACGTGCCGCGCAGCCGGCGGGTGGCGACCCGCATGCGGTGCACGGAGTCGTACGCGTCCTGCCGTACGGCCGGGTCGAGTTCGAGGATCGCGTCGCGCTGGGCGCGGGCGTAGGCGAGGACGTGGTCGCCGGCGGTCCGGGGTTCCTCGGGGGCCGGGGTCGCCTTGCGCTTCTGCTTTTTCGGAGCGGTCTCCGAGAGGGCTCTGGCCAGCTTCGACGTGGACGACGACGGCCGTACGCCCGCCTTGCGCAACCGTTTCTCCACCTTGTCGAGGAAGACCGGGTCGCCGCCGTCGGCGAGCTCGACCTCGATCTCGGTCCACTGGGCGGTGCCGCCGCCGTCGGTGAGGCGCTCCGCGCGCACGGCGTCCACGCTGACCTCGGCGAGCAGCGCACCGTCCGCGCCCACGAGGTGCCGTATGTCACGGTCGGAGCGCAGCCGGACGACGGGCAGCAACTCGGCCTCGCGCACCCGGGCGCGGACCAGGCCTGCCAGGGTGCGCGGCACGGTGTCGGAGAGCGGTTCCCGGATCTCGTCGCGGACCCCGGGCGCGACCGGCACCTTCAGGTGCCAACCCGCGTCGGAACCGCCGGTGCGGCGGCGCAGGGTCAGTGAGGCGGCGGCCAGGCGCTCGTCGGCCGTGTCGTAGTACACGGCGTCCAGGTGCGCGACGCCCTTGTCGATGACGGCCTCGACGCCGGCGACGCCGGTCAGGTCGGGAAGGCCGCTCTCGTCGGACTCGTACTTACGCTCGATCTCGCGCTGTGTGTCCGCCATGAACCGAATCTAGTTCCTGACGAGCCGGGACGGCAGGGGGAGTCCCGGATGAACCGCCGGGAAACCCGAGCGGATCCGCGGGTGACCACTAGGCGGACATGGGCCTCTGCACCCGGATCGACTGCAACAGCCCCACCGCCACCCACACCGCGAACATCGACGTGCCTCCGTACGACACAAAGGGCAGTGGCAGACCGGTGACCGGCATGATGCCGAGGGTCATGCCGACGTTCTCGAAGGCCTGGAAGGCGAACCAGGCGACGATTCCGGCGGCGACGATCGTGCCGTAGAGCTCGGTCGAGTCGCGGGCGATGCGGCAGGCGCGCCACAGGACCACGCCCAGGAGGACGAGGATCAGGCCCGCGCCGACGAAGCCCAGCTCCTCGCCCGCGACCGTGAAGACGAAGTCTGTCTGCTGTTCGGGGACGAACTGGCCTGTGGTCTGCGAGCCGTGGAACAGGCCCTCGCCGGTGAGGCCGCCGGAGCCGATCGCGATGCGGGCCTGGTTGGTGTTGTAGCCGACGCCGGCCGGGTCGAGGCTCGGGTTGGCGAAGGCGGCGAAGCGGGCGATCTGGTACTCGTCCAGGATGTGGAGCTGCCAGACCGCGATCGCGCCCAGGGTGCCCGCGCCGAGCAGGCCGAAGATCCAGCGGTTGGAGGCGCCGGAGGCCAGCAGCACGCCGAGCACGATGATGACCATGACCATGACCGAGCCGAGGTCGGGCATCAGCATGACGATCATCATCGGGACCGAGGCCAGGCCCAGGGCCTGGAGGACCGTGCGGTGGTCGGGGTAGGGCTTGTCGCCCGCGTCGACCCGCGCCGCCAGCACCATCGCCATGCCCAGGATGATCGTGATCTTCACGAACTCCGAGGGCTGGAGCGAGAAGCCGCCGCCGAGCACGATCCAGGAGTGCGCGCCGTTGACCGTGGAGCCGAGCGGGGTGAGCACCAGCAGGATGCCGAACACCGAGGCGCCGTACAGGAAGGGGACGACGACGCGCAGGGTGCGGTGGCCGACCCAGACGACGGCGATCATCAGGGCGATGCCGATGCCGGTGTTCATCAGGTGCCGGATCAGGAAGTAGTACTGGTCGCCCTGGTTGATCTCGGTGCGGTTGCGGGTCGCCGAGTAGACCAGCAGCGAGCCGATCAAGGACAGGCCGATCGCGGAGAGCAGTATCGGCCAGTCCAGCCGGCGGGCCAGCGAGTCACGGGCGAAGACCCGGGTCCAGCCGGCCCGCTCGGGCCCGTACCCGGAGACGGAGAAGGTGTTGCCGGTCATGTGAGCATCCTCCGGTTTCCCCTTCTGCGCGGGCGCCTGCGGGTGTTGCTGTTGGTGGTGGACGGCGAGGGCGCGACAGCCGGCTGCTGGGTGTCGTCCGCGGCCGTGACCCCGCCCTCGGTCGCCTTCTCCTGCTGCTTCTCCAGCTCCTTGGCCGGGTCGGCGGTGATCTTCGGGGAGGCGATCGTGCCGTCGGCGCGGACCTTCGGGAGGCTCGTCTGCGGGGTGGGCAGCATCGCCTTCTTCTTGTCGACGGAGCCGTCGGCCTGGACGCCGTACATCGCGTTGTAGATGTTGCGCACGGCCTCACCGGAGGCGCCCGAACCCGTACCGGCCTGGGCGATCGTCATGACGACCGTGTAGTCCTTGGTGTACGTCGCGAACCACGAGGTCGTCTGCTTGCCGTAGACCTCGGCGGTACCCGTCTTG from Streptomyces sp. NBC_01478 includes the following:
- a CDS encoding CYTH and CHAD domain-containing protein is translated as MADTQREIERKYESDESGLPDLTGVAGVEAVIDKGVAHLDAVYYDTADERLAAASLTLRRRTGGSDAGWHLKVPVAPGVRDEIREPLSDTVPRTLAGLVRARVREAELLPVVRLRSDRDIRHLVGADGALLAEVSVDAVRAERLTDGGGTAQWTEIEVELADGGDPVFLDKVEKRLRKAGVRPSSSTSKLARALSETAPKKQKRKATPAPEEPRTAGDHVLAYARAQRDAILELDPAVRQDAYDSVHRMRVATRRLRGTFRSYGKVLDRTVTDPIGEELKWLAGELGVDRDREVLTERLTTVLAELPRTLVSGPIRTRMRTWANARRGGSRRRLIGVLDSKRYLALLDTLDALVAEPPLLKDAAGTPEKVIAKAVRKDFGKVSALVAEAIGAPPGADRDLALHEARKKAKRTRYAAEAATPSLGAPARALAKSMKSLTSLLGEHQDSVMVRLTLRELSAVAHAAGESSFTYGVLYGREEQRAAGVEAALPGAWEEIGSGEPV
- a CDS encoding DUF899 domain-containing protein, coding for MTADALPPVVDTATWEHRLEALRAREKAATRELDAIAAERRRLPMVEMPDYTLDGEEGPVRLADVFEGKRQLIIYNHMWFAGKEWQCPGCTGFTSQYTRLEFLDNYDARFVIVTQGPIAEALAYKQRVGNRMPWYSTASSSFGADVGAPPDGGFAVNVFLRDGDTVYRTWHTTGRGTEQLSHTFALIDLLPYGRQEEWQDSPETWPQSPTYSRWSGSKDIAALYGPDSIS
- a CDS encoding TIGR03960 family B12-binding radical SAM protein, translated to MPAEVAAAAESVFPQLEALLPQVQKPIQYVGGELNSTVKPWESCDVRWALMYPDAYEVGLPNQGVMILYEVLNEQEGVLAERTYSVWPDLEALMREHRVPQFTVDSHRPVGAFDVFGLSFSTELGYTNMLTALDLAGIPLESKDRTLDDPIVLAGGHAAFNPEPIADFIDAAIIGDGEQAVLDMTKIVRNWKAEGRPGGREEVLFRLAKTGSVYVPAFYDVEYLPDARIARVVPNKSGVPWRVSKHTVMDLDEWPYPKQPLVPLAETVHERMSVEIFRGCTRGCRFCQAGMITRPVRERSITGIGEMVEKGLKATGFEEVGLLSLSSADHSEIGEIAKGLADRYTEDKVGLSLPSTRVDAFNVDLANELTRNGRRSGLTFAPEGGSERLRKVINKMVSEEDLIRTVSTAYGNGWRQVKLYFMCGLPTETDEDVLQIADMAMKVIAEGRKVSGQNDIRCTVSIGGFVPKPHTPFQWAPQLSATETDARLTKLRDKIRGDKKYGRSIGFRYHDGKPGIVEGLLSRGDRRIGAVIRAVYEDGGRFDGWREHFSYDRWMRCAEKTLPAFGVDVDWYTTREKTYEEVLPWDHLDSGLDKDWLWEDWQDALDETEVEDCRWTPCFDCGVCPQMDTSIQIGPTGKKLLPLTVKQPAGNGHAH
- the rodA gene encoding rod shape-determining protein RodA; the protein is MTGNTFSVSGYGPERAGWTRVFARDSLARRLDWPILLSAIGLSLIGSLLVYSATRNRTEINQGDQYYFLIRHLMNTGIGIALMIAVVWVGHRTLRVVVPFLYGASVFGILLVLTPLGSTVNGAHSWIVLGGGFSLQPSEFVKITIILGMAMVLAARVDAGDKPYPDHRTVLQALGLASVPMMIVMLMPDLGSVMVMVIIVLGVLLASGASNRWIFGLLGAGTLGAIAVWQLHILDEYQIARFAAFANPSLDPAGVGYNTNQARIAIGSGGLTGEGLFHGSQTTGQFVPEQQTDFVFTVAGEELGFVGAGLILVLLGVVLWRACRIARDSTELYGTIVAAGIVAWFAFQAFENVGMTLGIMPVTGLPLPFVSYGGTSMFAVWVAVGLLQSIRVQRPMSA
- a CDS encoding cysteine hydrolase family protein — encoded protein: MSNQALLVMDVQRVIVDRYPDPAYLPRLREAIDTARANGVHVIYVAVGFRPGAPEISPRNKLFGRLAGVTLPAAAAQANEIHPDVAPAPGDIQVTKRRVSAFAGSDLDMVLRANDIDHLVLTGIATSGVVLSTLRQAADLDFTLTVLSDGCVDNDPEVHRVLTEKVFPMQAEVTTVADWTP
- a CDS encoding glycosyltransferase — its product is MIVKNESLVIERCLEAVRPLIDYWVISDTGSTDGTQDLIRKVLDGVPGELHEEPWVDFGHNRTRNIRLARGRADYLLTLDADHVLRQDAPLPRLTAGSYMLRYDGPGTQHRFKHLMRGDWLWRYEGVTHEYPCTDEPDAQENLGALVIEDRADGGCRGDKFERDARLLRRELDRDPDNPRTVFYLANTERDLGHAEEAIALYERRARMGGWGEEVYCSLLEAGVLRAERTDDWPGAMDAFSRAWDGRPQRLEACYELASRLRLAGRYRTAYALLRDVVERPEPDDLLFTQPWVYRWGLLFEFSITSYWVGELAASVEACDRLLALPDLPASVRRQTLANREFCAPHLATVPGPSGGRRPKASRAGKAARGRKK
- a CDS encoding SDR family oxidoreductase; the encoded protein is MTATTVHSTSRAAKVVLVTGAGSGIGEATARLLAAAGHQVFLGARRTDRVAAVAKDIQAAGGTAGHRELDVTSLESVRAFVRAAQESYGRVDVLVNNAGVMPLSMLEALKVDEWNRMIDVNIRGVLHGIAAVLPVMREQGAGHIVNVASVAGHRVDPTAAVYCATKFAVRAISEGLRQESRDLRVTVVSPGLTRSELTDGISDLGMRAVAEDMMGIAIPATAIGEAIVYAVNQPADVDVNEIVIRPTAQG
- a CDS encoding helix-turn-helix domain-containing protein — protein: MDGMRGTDGTNGYPLGDFLRARRSRLTPAEVGFPRSGARRVTGLRREEVAVLAGVSADYYARLEQGRERSPSGQVVDAIARALRLDTDARWHAYRLAGLVPRPVPAEPSDEVDPALLQLMHAFPTAAAYVINRRLEVLASNALADALLAPLGDRRRMVRSLFLDPAAKDLFADWHHVARCSAEALRLATGHDRDDRELGSLIAELLGGSEEFATLWQDHSVSRPGRRSKTFNHPDAGRITLTYQTFDVQSAPGQQLLVGTAEPDTEDAEALAQLGSLHATKR
- a CDS encoding TetR/AcrR family transcriptional regulator, translated to MVTGEGSETGEADGPRRRDAAATRQALLEAASSRFTRLGYDRTTLRDVAADVGVNLALIKRYFDSKEGLFKAALASTPRFLGRDEEFPSDRAGLAEALSHQLSAGAWPEFGEHPVLMLLRGSGDERVDALRRKALDEYSRQILEASGEGPAGEDDERLLRAELLVALGVGVAVVRSAVGLRPLRDATAAQLAAPLREIVDALLAPPADGR